One genomic region from Arthrobacter sp. FB24 encodes:
- a CDS encoding aminotransferase class V-fold PLP-dependent enzyme encodes MTTATFPANTATTSTAGLLDPRFTVAQRPLSAVTGAEIQAPLIQGGHVRYANLDYGASAPALSVVSAYLNEILPYYASVHRGAGYASQISTSVYENARDIVRGFVGGRADDSVIFTRNTTDSLNLLAGCLPVADGRHIGEVLYLDIEHHANLLPWQGVPHRSVVAAPTLRATLENLRSELRHGDISLLAVTGASNVTGEILPIRELAALAHEHGARIVVDAAQLAPHRRIDIAADDVDYLAFSGHKLYAPFGSGVLVGRPDWLDAGTPHLAGGGAVREARLDSVSWTTGPARHEGGSPNVLGAATLARATQVIGALDQELWHAHETAIRSFLVEGLRKIDGVAVHQIFSDTDDTIGVVNFSVAGYDAGLVAAYLSAEHGVGLRDGRFCAHPLLKRLGLPSGSLRASFGVGSRLEDAQRLLAGIEELRRTGLGWDYVVDSGRWVPANDTRSYPDWAPNTPGTAGAAPCTED; translated from the coding sequence ATGACTACTGCCACTTTCCCCGCAAACACCGCAACCACGTCCACTGCAGGCCTTCTGGACCCGCGGTTCACCGTCGCCCAGCGCCCCCTCTCCGCCGTTACCGGCGCGGAGATCCAGGCTCCGCTGATCCAGGGCGGCCACGTCCGCTACGCGAACCTGGACTACGGCGCATCGGCCCCGGCGCTGTCCGTTGTCTCGGCCTACCTCAACGAGATCCTGCCGTACTACGCCAGCGTGCACCGCGGCGCGGGCTATGCCTCGCAGATCAGCACGTCGGTGTACGAAAATGCCCGGGACATCGTCCGCGGGTTCGTGGGCGGCAGGGCGGACGATTCCGTCATCTTCACCCGGAACACCACGGACTCACTGAACCTGCTGGCCGGATGCCTGCCGGTGGCCGACGGCCGCCACATCGGCGAAGTGCTGTACCTCGACATCGAACACCACGCCAACCTGCTCCCCTGGCAGGGCGTCCCGCACCGGAGTGTTGTGGCCGCCCCGACGCTCAGGGCCACCCTGGAGAACCTGCGTTCCGAGCTCCGGCACGGTGACATCAGCCTGCTGGCCGTTACGGGCGCCTCCAACGTCACCGGCGAAATCCTCCCCATCCGCGAGCTGGCCGCACTGGCTCACGAACACGGCGCAAGGATCGTTGTGGACGCGGCGCAGCTGGCCCCGCACCGCCGCATCGACATCGCCGCGGACGACGTCGACTACCTCGCCTTCTCAGGCCACAAGCTGTACGCGCCGTTTGGCAGCGGAGTCCTCGTGGGCCGGCCGGACTGGCTCGACGCCGGGACGCCCCACCTCGCAGGCGGCGGAGCCGTACGTGAGGCGCGGCTGGACTCCGTTAGCTGGACCACCGGGCCGGCACGTCATGAAGGCGGCTCACCGAACGTCCTCGGGGCCGCCACCCTGGCCCGGGCCACCCAGGTTATCGGCGCCCTGGACCAGGAACTGTGGCACGCCCATGAGACGGCCATCCGGTCCTTCCTCGTTGAGGGACTGCGGAAGATCGACGGCGTCGCTGTCCACCAGATCTTCAGCGACACGGATGACACCATCGGGGTGGTCAACTTCTCCGTCGCCGGCTACGACGCCGGCCTCGTCGCGGCCTACCTGTCCGCCGAACATGGCGTGGGCCTCCGGGACGGCCGCTTCTGCGCCCACCCGCTGCTGAAGCGGCTGGGACTGCCGTCAGGCTCATTGCGGGCAAGCTTCGGCGTCGGCTCCCGCTTGGAGGATGCCCAGCGCCTGCTCGCCGGGATCGAGGAACTTCGCCGGACCGGCCTCGGCTGGGACTATGTCGTGGACTCGGGCCGCTGGGTGCCTGCCAACGACACCCGCAGCTACCCGGACTGGGCACCCAACACTCCAGGCACCGCCGGCGCAGCGCCCTGCACCGAAGACTGA
- a CDS encoding class I SAM-dependent methyltransferase, producing MARGGPKLHHQRRYELGRSFQDGGEHYDRVRPGYPADSADWLLRSVGTVAGASSAADIGAGTGKYTALLVQRGLAVTAVDPSPDMLAQLRLALPGVPATEGTAEATGLPDSAFDVVTVAQAWHWCDPRLASTELSRILRPGGVLGLIWNQLDTSVPWVHRLSRIMHAGDVHKPDFRPAVGPEFAGLESHLTRWEDPVTTEDIVELTKSRSYYLAAGESIRAKVRANLDWYLHEHLAHSAADVIGLPYLTQTWRAFKA from the coding sequence GTGGCACGGGGAGGCCCCAAACTGCACCACCAGCGCCGCTACGAGCTCGGCCGGAGTTTCCAGGACGGCGGCGAACACTATGACCGGGTCCGTCCCGGCTATCCCGCCGATTCCGCGGACTGGCTGCTCCGAAGCGTCGGCACGGTAGCCGGCGCGTCCAGCGCCGCTGACATCGGCGCCGGGACGGGAAAGTACACCGCTTTACTGGTGCAGCGCGGCCTGGCTGTCACCGCAGTGGATCCGTCACCGGACATGCTCGCCCAACTCCGGCTGGCCCTTCCGGGGGTTCCTGCGACCGAGGGCACCGCGGAGGCCACCGGACTCCCGGACTCCGCGTTCGACGTCGTCACCGTTGCCCAGGCATGGCACTGGTGCGATCCCCGCCTGGCCAGCACCGAACTGTCCCGCATTCTCCGTCCGGGAGGCGTGCTGGGGCTGATCTGGAACCAGCTGGATACGTCGGTCCCGTGGGTCCACCGGCTTTCCCGGATCATGCATGCCGGCGATGTGCACAAGCCGGACTTCCGCCCCGCGGTCGGGCCGGAGTTCGCCGGACTTGAGAGCCACCTGACGCGCTGGGAAGACCCCGTGACCACTGAGGACATCGTCGAACTGACAAAGTCCCGCAGCTACTACCTCGCCGCCGGAGAAAGCATCCGGGCCAAAGTCCGCGCCAACCTGGACTGGTACCTGCACGAGCACCTGGCACACTCCGCCGCGGACGTAATCGGACTCCCCTACCTGACCCAGACCTGGCGGGCGTTCAAGGCATGA
- a CDS encoding metal-dependent transcriptional regulator: MKTGAPSSSIEDYVKVIYSFTEWQDKPITSSQLALRLGVANSSVSEMVRKLKDQGLVDHKPYSAITLTADGVRLALSMVRRHRLIETYLVQELGYSWDEVHDEAELLEHAVSDTFIERMAGKLGNPLRDPHGDPIPAADGTVHMPHAHRMSELDEGHTGRITRISDDNPELLRYLSAQEIDLDADIEVLGRKPFGGALVVRIGSAGADREFDLADEVSSALWVYSESRHAGCRLADV; this comes from the coding sequence GTGAAGACCGGCGCACCCTCCTCCTCGATCGAGGACTACGTCAAGGTCATCTACTCCTTCACGGAGTGGCAGGACAAACCCATCACATCCTCGCAGTTGGCCCTGCGGCTCGGCGTCGCCAACTCCTCGGTCTCGGAAATGGTCCGCAAACTCAAGGACCAGGGCCTCGTTGACCACAAGCCCTACAGTGCCATTACGCTCACGGCCGACGGCGTCCGGCTCGCGCTCTCCATGGTGCGTCGCCACCGCCTCATTGAGACCTACCTCGTGCAGGAGCTCGGCTACAGCTGGGACGAGGTCCATGACGAGGCCGAGCTCCTGGAGCACGCGGTGTCTGACACGTTCATCGAACGGATGGCCGGAAAGCTGGGCAATCCACTACGAGACCCGCACGGTGATCCAATCCCGGCGGCCGACGGTACGGTCCACATGCCGCACGCGCACCGGATGAGCGAACTCGACGAGGGTCATACAGGCCGCATTACCCGGATCAGCGACGACAATCCCGAGCTCCTGCGCTATCTATCCGCGCAGGAAATCGACCTGGACGCCGACATCGAAGTGCTGGGCCGGAAACCGTTTGGCGGAGCCCTCGTAGTCAGGATCGGCTCCGCAGGCGCAGACCGCGAGTTCGATCTCGCCGACGAGGTGTCGTCAGCGCTGTGGGTGTACAGCGAATCCCGCCACGCCGGATGCCGGCTGGCGGATGTCTGA
- a CDS encoding fluoride efflux transporter FluC — MSAASIPGWRAWAAVAVGALAGTELRYGLGVLFPDAAGAIPWTTLAINVCGSFVLAALTTLWIARPRTAFWLRAGIGPGLLGSFTTFSAVVFSIDQQARAGQHVTWLIYLALSLVLGLAAAAAGWKAGKALSDRTAGAS, encoded by the coding sequence ATGAGTGCTGCCAGTATCCCGGGCTGGCGGGCGTGGGCGGCGGTGGCTGTCGGGGCGCTGGCAGGCACAGAACTCCGCTATGGCCTGGGCGTCCTCTTTCCGGACGCTGCCGGCGCGATCCCCTGGACCACGTTGGCAATCAACGTGTGCGGAAGCTTCGTCCTGGCCGCCCTCACCACGTTGTGGATTGCCCGCCCCCGGACAGCCTTCTGGCTCAGGGCGGGGATCGGTCCGGGGCTGCTGGGATCCTTCACGACCTTCTCGGCCGTGGTCTTTTCCATTGACCAGCAGGCACGTGCCGGACAGCACGTAACCTGGCTGATCTACCTCGCACTCTCCCTGGTGCTGGGGCTTGCCGCGGCCGCTGCAGGCTGGAAAGCCGGCAAGGCCCTGAGCGACCGGACGGCAGGAGCCTCATGA
- a CDS encoding fluoride efflux transporter FluC, producing the protein MTALLVGIFGVAGGLLRFAIDTWFAHRAGTRRHWPWATLVVNVTGSLVIGLSVGVTGRLGLGEEWHAAIATGLAGGLTTFSSWTTATIRLVSEVRYQAAALNVAVNLVAGLSAAAVGIALTG; encoded by the coding sequence ATGACGGCGCTTCTGGTGGGCATCTTCGGCGTTGCGGGGGGCCTGCTCAGGTTTGCCATCGACACCTGGTTCGCGCATCGGGCGGGGACCCGCCGGCACTGGCCCTGGGCAACGCTGGTGGTCAATGTCACCGGTTCACTGGTCATCGGCCTGTCCGTCGGTGTTACCGGCCGGCTTGGGCTCGGCGAAGAATGGCATGCGGCCATCGCCACCGGACTGGCCGGCGGGCTCACCACGTTCAGTTCCTGGACCACCGCCACCATCCGGCTCGTCAGTGAGGTGCGGTACCAGGCTGCGGCCCTCAACGTTGCCGTCAATCTCGTGGCCGGGCTCTCCGCCGCAGCCGTGGGAATCGCCCTCACCGGCTGA
- the smpB gene encoding SsrA-binding protein SmpB, translated as MPKESGRKVVATNRKARHDYHVLDTYEAGIALMGTEVKSLREGHASMVDGFCTFYNDELWMEGIHIPEYNQGSWTNHSARRRRKLLLHREELTKISHKIRESGFTIVPLQLYFLDGKAKVEIGVARGKKEYDKRQTLREQQDKREALRVMRERNRG; from the coding sequence GTGCCGAAAGAAAGTGGCCGTAAGGTAGTGGCCACCAACCGGAAGGCCCGGCATGACTACCATGTCCTCGACACCTACGAGGCCGGCATCGCCCTGATGGGGACGGAAGTGAAGTCCCTGCGAGAGGGCCATGCCTCCATGGTCGACGGGTTCTGTACGTTCTACAACGACGAACTGTGGATGGAGGGAATCCATATCCCCGAGTACAACCAGGGGAGTTGGACGAACCATTCCGCCCGCCGGCGGCGCAAGCTGCTCCTGCACCGTGAGGAACTGACCAAGATCTCCCACAAGATCCGTGAATCCGGCTTCACCATCGTTCCGCTCCAGCTGTATTTCCTGGACGGCAAGGCGAAAGTGGAGATCGGCGTCGCCCGCGGTAAGAAGGAATACGACAAGCGGCAGACCCTACGCGAGCAGCAGGACAAGCGCGAAGCGCTGCGCGTCATGCGCGAAAGGAACCGCGGCTGA
- a CDS encoding peptidoglycan DD-metalloendopeptidase family protein: MTELDRKARRHRTAGKGSRIVSAALALILAASLGASTPVAFADELEDKQAALEAEAARVQQSLEFVDAKIAKAAGDLVIYQGQLPAAQQALLEAQGRVASAVKEVEALAARVDLAQQNKAKITQQLETDKQKIADTKKLIGQIATQAYKSGGVPSNLTLFFGSKSGGSLTDTMDLADQAMRSQNSAMDKLSQQNATNVNSQARLQAVEAEIKDLKAKADAALAKEKAARDEAAAKKEQVDKLIADTTRINNELQAAKPGIQNQLSKVQAAQDAVAAEIVERDRKLREAWEAEQRRIAEAAAAAARAAGQAAQPYVPQVGPPSAFGLRHPFSADVPITSGFGWRATPPGTVDFYGSGGYMHTGIDFGASCGTPVYAPAAGTIVSAGWSNDGGGNNVKISHGVVQGNSLTTIYYHNSSVVVSVGQQVSQGQLIAYSGTTGNSTGCHSHFETWLNGQAVDPMVLL; the protein is encoded by the coding sequence ATGACAGAACTGGACCGCAAGGCCCGCCGGCACCGGACCGCGGGGAAGGGCAGCCGCATTGTCAGCGCCGCCCTGGCACTGATCCTTGCCGCGAGCCTGGGCGCCTCCACCCCTGTGGCCTTCGCGGACGAGCTGGAAGACAAACAGGCTGCACTTGAAGCTGAGGCGGCCCGCGTACAGCAGTCCCTTGAGTTTGTGGACGCCAAGATTGCCAAGGCCGCCGGGGACCTGGTGATCTACCAAGGCCAGCTACCTGCCGCGCAGCAGGCATTGCTCGAGGCGCAGGGCCGGGTTGCGAGTGCAGTGAAGGAAGTCGAAGCACTCGCGGCACGTGTGGATCTGGCGCAGCAGAACAAAGCCAAGATTACGCAGCAGCTTGAAACCGACAAACAGAAGATCGCTGACACCAAGAAGCTCATCGGCCAAATCGCCACCCAGGCCTACAAGTCCGGCGGCGTCCCCTCGAACCTCACGCTCTTCTTTGGATCCAAAAGCGGCGGCAGCCTGACGGACACCATGGACCTCGCAGACCAGGCCATGCGAAGCCAGAACTCCGCGATGGACAAGCTCTCCCAGCAGAATGCAACCAACGTCAATTCGCAGGCGCGCCTTCAGGCGGTTGAGGCGGAGATCAAGGATCTTAAAGCTAAGGCAGATGCCGCGCTGGCCAAGGAGAAGGCGGCCCGGGACGAAGCCGCCGCCAAGAAGGAACAGGTGGACAAGCTGATCGCTGACACCACCCGTATCAACAACGAGCTCCAGGCTGCCAAGCCGGGCATCCAGAACCAGCTCTCCAAGGTCCAGGCCGCCCAGGACGCCGTGGCCGCTGAAATCGTCGAACGTGACCGGAAACTGCGTGAAGCGTGGGAAGCCGAACAGCGCCGTATCGCTGAAGCAGCCGCGGCCGCGGCAAGGGCCGCCGGTCAGGCAGCCCAGCCCTACGTCCCCCAGGTCGGGCCGCCCTCGGCTTTCGGGCTGCGGCACCCGTTCTCGGCCGACGTCCCGATCACCTCGGGGTTCGGGTGGCGCGCCACCCCGCCCGGCACCGTCGACTTCTACGGCTCCGGCGGATACATGCACACGGGCATCGACTTCGGTGCCAGTTGCGGGACCCCCGTCTACGCCCCGGCGGCCGGAACTATTGTTTCAGCCGGATGGAGCAACGACGGCGGCGGCAATAACGTCAAGATTTCGCATGGCGTGGTCCAGGGGAACTCGTTGACCACCATCTATTACCACAACAGCAGCGTGGTGGTTTCTGTGGGCCAGCAGGTCAGCCAGGGACAGCTCATTGCGTACTCCGGAACAACCGGCAACTCCACCGGCTGCCATTCGCACTTCGAGACGTGGCTCAATGGCCAGGCCGTCGACCCCATGGTCCTGCTCTGA
- the ftsX gene encoding permease-like cell division protein FtsX, protein MRLAFILSEIGSGLRRNLSMVVSVILVTFVSLTFVGAAGMLQLQINQMKGYWYDKVQVAIFLCGDGSTAAGCATGTATPEQQENLRTLLESPAVAQYINDFQFESKDDAYRHFKEQFSNSPIVDSVTPDQLPASFRINMKDPEKYQIISETFSSQPGVETVIDQRQVLERLFSVMNAASLVAVIIAGVMIVCAILLIATTIRLSAFSRRRETGIMRLVGASKTVIQLPFILEGVIAAVIGAALASGTLWAVAHFFLGEYMSKQYPDTAFISPAQTLILAPALIGLGATLAGISSLLTLRRYLRV, encoded by the coding sequence GTGAGGCTGGCTTTCATCCTCAGCGAGATCGGCAGCGGCCTGAGGCGCAACCTGTCCATGGTGGTGTCGGTCATCCTGGTGACCTTCGTGTCGCTGACATTCGTCGGTGCAGCCGGGATGCTGCAGCTTCAGATCAACCAGATGAAGGGCTACTGGTACGACAAAGTCCAGGTGGCCATCTTCCTCTGCGGCGACGGCTCGACCGCGGCCGGCTGTGCCACCGGGACGGCGACACCGGAGCAGCAGGAAAACCTCCGCACGCTGCTTGAATCGCCCGCCGTGGCGCAATACATCAATGACTTCCAGTTCGAGTCCAAAGACGATGCCTACAGGCACTTCAAGGAGCAGTTCTCCAACTCACCGATCGTCGACTCGGTGACGCCGGACCAGCTGCCCGCCTCTTTCCGCATCAATATGAAGGATCCGGAAAAGTACCAGATCATCAGTGAGACGTTCTCCTCACAGCCCGGCGTCGAGACCGTGATTGACCAGCGCCAGGTCCTGGAACGGCTCTTCTCGGTGATGAACGCGGCGTCCCTGGTAGCAGTCATCATTGCCGGCGTCATGATTGTCTGCGCCATCTTGCTCATTGCCACCACCATCCGCCTCTCTGCGTTCAGCCGGCGTCGGGAGACCGGGATCATGCGATTGGTCGGGGCTTCCAAGACGGTCATTCAGTTGCCGTTCATTCTTGAGGGTGTCATTGCCGCCGTGATCGGTGCGGCGCTGGCCTCGGGCACGCTCTGGGCCGTGGCCCATTTCTTCCTTGGCGAGTACATGTCAAAGCAGTACCCCGACACGGCATTCATTTCTCCGGCGCAGACTCTCATCCTCGCGCCGGCGCTGATCGGGCTGGGCGCAACTTTGGCTGGAATTTCGTCTCTCTTGACCTTACGTAGATATTTGCGGGTCTAG
- the ftsE gene encoding cell division ATP-binding protein FtsE — protein sequence MIRFENVTKVYDQKARPALDSVNLEIDRGEFAFLVGASGSGKSTFLRLVLKEDRATSGAVYVAGQNVANISSWRVPRLRRGIGVVFQDFRLLPQKNVFANVAFAMQVIGKSRSIIRDTVPEVLKTVGLEGKEHRMPHELSGGEQQRVAIARAVVNRPGILLADEPTGNLDPTTSMGIMGVLDKINQNGTTVVMATHDDDIVNEMRKRVVELRNGVVIRDEARALYTSMIPVVGQSRRFKDASGRPDGSAADTGDGSASSQAGEAL from the coding sequence ATGATCCGTTTCGAGAATGTCACCAAGGTCTATGACCAGAAAGCCCGGCCTGCGCTGGACTCTGTCAACCTTGAAATCGACCGTGGTGAGTTTGCGTTCCTCGTGGGCGCCTCCGGTTCCGGTAAATCAACTTTCCTTCGCCTGGTACTCAAGGAAGACCGGGCCACATCCGGCGCCGTCTACGTTGCCGGCCAGAACGTTGCGAACATTTCAAGCTGGCGTGTGCCGCGGCTGCGCCGGGGCATCGGCGTCGTGTTTCAGGACTTCCGGCTGCTGCCGCAGAAGAATGTCTTCGCGAACGTTGCGTTCGCCATGCAGGTCATCGGCAAGAGCCGCAGCATCATCCGGGATACGGTCCCGGAAGTCCTCAAGACCGTAGGCCTTGAAGGCAAGGAACACCGTATGCCGCATGAACTTTCCGGCGGTGAGCAGCAGCGTGTGGCGATCGCCCGCGCCGTGGTGAACCGGCCAGGGATCCTCCTGGCGGACGAGCCCACCGGAAACCTTGACCCCACGACGTCGATGGGCATCATGGGCGTCCTGGACAAGATCAACCAGAATGGCACCACGGTTGTCATGGCCACTCACGACGATGACATCGTCAATGAAATGCGCAAGCGTGTGGTGGAACTCCGGAACGGTGTTGTCATCCGTGACGAAGCACGGGCCCTGTACACCTCTATGATTCCGGTGGTCGGGCAGTCGCGGCGTTTCAAGGACGCCAGCGGGCGTCCGGATGGCTCCGCTGCGGACACCGGCGACGGATCCGCCTCCTCCCAGGCGGGGGAGGCACTGTGA
- the prfB gene encoding peptide chain release factor 2, translating to MAQIDFSAEIRALRATYSSIENVSNVEELKEDIAELSERAGEPNLWDDPAAAQKITSRLSHRQSELERLNTLVSRIDDLEVLVELGQDEDDADSMGEAAAELESIRKSLKDLEVVTLLSGEFDEREAVVTIRAGAGGVDAADFAEMLLRMYLRWAERHGYPTTIMDTSYAEEAGLKSATFEVNAPYAYGTLSVEAGTHRLVRISPFDNQGRRQTSFAAVEVIPLIEQTDSIDIPDNEIRVDVFRSSGPGGQSVNTTDSAVRLTHIPTGTVVSMQNEKSQLQNRAAALRVLQSRLLLLKKEQEDAEKKAFAGDVKASWGDQMRSYVLNPYQMVKDLRTEHEVGNTSAVFDGEIDDFIDAGIRWRTDNRNAAN from the coding sequence ATGGCTCAAATAGATTTTTCCGCAGAAATCCGCGCATTGCGCGCCACCTACTCCTCCATCGAAAACGTCTCGAATGTTGAGGAGCTGAAGGAAGACATCGCCGAACTGAGCGAGCGGGCAGGGGAGCCCAACCTCTGGGACGACCCGGCAGCCGCGCAGAAGATTACCTCCAGGCTCTCCCACCGGCAGAGCGAACTCGAACGCCTCAACACGCTGGTCTCCCGGATTGACGACCTCGAAGTCCTGGTGGAACTCGGACAGGACGAGGACGACGCCGATTCCATGGGCGAAGCCGCAGCGGAGCTGGAGTCCATCCGTAAATCGCTGAAGGACCTTGAAGTGGTGACGCTGCTATCCGGTGAGTTTGACGAACGTGAAGCGGTGGTGACCATCCGTGCCGGCGCCGGCGGAGTGGATGCCGCGGACTTCGCCGAGATGCTGCTCCGGATGTACCTGCGCTGGGCGGAACGCCACGGCTACCCGACCACCATCATGGACACCTCCTATGCCGAAGAAGCGGGACTCAAGTCCGCCACCTTCGAGGTCAACGCCCCCTACGCCTACGGCACGCTGAGTGTCGAAGCCGGTACTCACCGTCTTGTCCGGATCAGTCCCTTCGACAACCAGGGGCGCCGCCAGACGTCGTTCGCGGCCGTGGAAGTCATTCCGCTGATCGAGCAGACGGACTCCATCGACATCCCGGACAACGAAATCCGCGTGGATGTTTTCCGGTCCTCCGGCCCCGGCGGCCAGTCGGTTAACACCACTGACTCCGCGGTGCGCCTGACCCACATTCCCACCGGGACAGTCGTGTCGATGCAGAACGAAAAATCCCAGCTCCAGAACCGGGCCGCTGCCCTGCGCGTACTCCAGTCCAGGCTCCTTCTTCTCAAGAAGGAGCAGGAAGACGCGGAAAAGAAGGCCTTCGCCGGTGACGTCAAGGCATCGTGGGGCGACCAGATGCGCTCCTACGTGCTGAACCCGTACCAGATGGTCAAGGACCTCCGGACCGAGCACGAAGTCGGCAACACCTCGGCCGTGTTTGACGGTGAAATCGATGACTTCATTGATGCCGGCATCCGCTGGCGCACAGACAACCGGAACGCCGCCAACTAG
- a CDS encoding pilus assembly protein TadG-related protein yields MMVLIIGYILLALLVTSAVLAASSLYLEHKKLLSAADGASVAAADSYTLGQVETDGGGPSAVLSGGRVRSIAADYLSRNGTYGRFDGLAVAPETGSPDGSTAVVVLSAEVHPPIVNFLIPDGIRIEATSTARSRLVR; encoded by the coding sequence ATGATGGTCCTGATCATCGGCTACATTCTCCTGGCGCTTCTGGTCACCTCCGCAGTGCTGGCGGCGTCCTCCCTGTACCTGGAACACAAGAAGCTGTTGTCCGCGGCGGACGGGGCGTCCGTAGCCGCGGCGGACAGCTACACACTGGGCCAGGTCGAGACGGACGGCGGCGGCCCGTCCGCGGTGCTTAGCGGCGGGCGGGTGCGCAGCATTGCCGCGGACTATCTGAGCAGGAACGGCACCTACGGCAGGTTCGACGGTCTTGCCGTCGCACCCGAGACCGGGAGTCCGGACGGTTCCACCGCCGTCGTTGTACTCAGTGCCGAGGTGCATCCTCCGATCGTGAACTTCCTTATCCCGGACGGAATCAGGATCGAGGCGACATCCACAGCACGCTCCAGGCTCGTCCGGTAG
- a CDS encoding TadE/TadG family type IV pilus assembly protein → MGRGDPSVRERGSAVVDFVLVGGLLTMFFLAVIQLTLVLHVRNTLIDAAASGARYGTLADRNAADAKDRTGELIGIALNADFAQEVSTSEVTYQGVRALEVTVRAPLPVIGLIGPREALEVKGHAAIQP, encoded by the coding sequence ATGGGGCGCGGTGACCCATCCGTGAGGGAACGGGGCTCCGCCGTTGTGGATTTCGTCCTGGTCGGCGGGCTCCTCACGATGTTCTTCCTGGCGGTGATCCAGCTGACGCTCGTGCTGCACGTACGCAACACCCTGATCGACGCTGCGGCGTCGGGCGCGAGGTACGGCACACTCGCCGACCGGAATGCGGCAGATGCCAAGGACCGCACGGGCGAACTAATCGGAATCGCGCTCAACGCAGACTTCGCCCAGGAGGTGAGCACCTCCGAAGTTACGTACCAGGGCGTCCGGGCCCTCGAAGTGACAGTCAGGGCCCCTCTGCCCGTGATCGGCCTGATCGGTCCCCGGGAGGCACTGGAGGTCAAAGGCCATGCTGCCATCCAGCCGTAA
- a CDS encoding type II secretion system F family protein — translation MTSPAAVAVICGLLLGAGLWLLIARLPFMRPMSFAERIEPQLKSQNLESKLLLASTDNLTPFGPLELILRPMLKEGLSVLARFNLGSSALSRRLAQAGVRKSVVDFRAEQLLWAVLGFVLATGLILVGAASGQFNPFFAVVAVLGSALGGFLFRDYCLGSQIKRREKLMMAEFPSLAELMALAVSAGESATGALDRVCRSSHGELAREFELVLGETRAGKPLVEALQRFSARTDLGPLVRFVDGIIVAVERGTPLADVLRAQAQDVRDTAKRDLMESAGKKEIAMMVPLVFGVLPLTVIFAVFPGLAAISLGL, via the coding sequence ATGACGTCGCCCGCCGCTGTTGCCGTGATCTGCGGACTCCTGCTCGGAGCCGGCCTCTGGCTCCTGATTGCGAGGTTGCCGTTCATGAGGCCAATGAGCTTTGCCGAACGTATCGAACCGCAACTGAAGTCGCAAAACCTGGAATCCAAGCTGCTGTTGGCCTCCACAGACAACCTCACCCCCTTCGGGCCTCTGGAGCTCATACTGCGCCCAATGCTGAAGGAGGGGCTCTCGGTCCTGGCGCGATTCAACCTGGGCTCGTCGGCGCTGAGCCGCAGGCTGGCCCAGGCCGGCGTCCGAAAGTCTGTCGTCGACTTCAGGGCCGAGCAACTGCTCTGGGCAGTGCTGGGGTTCGTGCTCGCCACCGGTCTGATCCTGGTAGGAGCCGCATCAGGACAGTTCAATCCTTTCTTCGCCGTTGTCGCCGTTCTGGGCAGTGCCCTCGGAGGGTTCCTTTTCCGGGATTACTGCCTGGGCTCCCAGATCAAGAGGCGGGAAAAGCTCATGATGGCAGAGTTCCCGAGCCTCGCGGAGTTGATGGCACTCGCCGTCAGCGCAGGGGAAAGTGCCACGGGAGCGCTGGACCGCGTCTGCCGCAGCTCACACGGCGAACTCGCCAGGGAATTTGAGCTGGTGCTTGGCGAAACCCGGGCCGGAAAGCCGCTCGTCGAAGCGCTGCAGCGATTCTCCGCACGGACCGACCTGGGACCCTTGGTGCGGTTCGTCGATGGGATCATCGTGGCAGTTGAACGGGGGACACCTCTGGCGGACGTCCTTCGCGCCCAGGCGCAGGATGTCCGTGACACCGCCAAACGCGACCTGATGGAATCGGCCGGAAAGAAAGAAATCGCCATGATGGTGCCGCTGGTGTTTGGTGTCCTGCCGTTGACCGTCATTTTTGCAGTGTTTCCCGGACTCGCCGCCATCAGCCTGGGACTATGA